gccctcaggttaggCATTGATTGGCGACTTGGTAGCATGCTTGTGAGATGAGTAGCCTTACTGGAGTTTATGGATATTGactttagttacccatagttgcattATTTAAGTAGACTTATTATTTAGCCGTTTGGCCGTTACTTTGTTTATTTAGATTGTGGGTTTCATTTGAATTATTGTGATGATACTTGTTGGTAAACACCTTTTgagacatttattatgttttatcgATTCCGTTAGGaatcaaatgagatttttaaaCGTCGCTTCCGCATTTTGCTAACGGTGTTATgtttaaagttgaaatttttttttaaatccacatttTGATAAAGCAGGGTGTTACATACTTAGAAGCTGATTTCTTTTATCCAACCAGAACATTCAATATACAACATAACTTAAACTGACCCATTCTAATATAAATGGCTCAAAGATGCTGCCTTTAGTTGTGAAGCTAACGGATCAAGGCATAGACATAAACCGGTCATTGTTGCTTTATATGCTTTTCATTGGTGAGTGTTAGAGAATGACAAGTTCATGAGTGTTAATGTACCTTTCATGGCATAGACATAAATAAACCTGCCATTATCATTTTCAACCCTCTGTCAAACACGCATTACTATTACCAAAAAAACGTCATTATGTCCAGCAACCACCATTTTAGTTGGGTTTACACAACTTAACTGATGATACAAGAGTTATAAATAGTTACTATCAGTTGGCACTTACCCACTATgtaatttaatgtttttgatTAGGTCACCTAATGTGCAAGGCAATATACAACACCGACAAGCCGAGAGGAAAGCAAATGCAATTCACTGGTCACTCTTTCTAGCATTCGTGATGCTTCGACATTTTAACACCTACCTTGATTAGTATTTAGCAATGCTACAAAATTTTTGGATCGAGATCGTAGCAATATTTGGCTATCTTTTAAAGCGGACTTTTGATAGAATTAACAACTGTTTATATCATCACTAATTTgattcattttctaaaaactaCATAAATCTTTATAAAGATCTTAGCTTCTTAATTTTCAAGTTAGAAAAGATCTAATTTACCCTAAACAATAAAAGATCAACATTCAACAATTTAATAATGATCGATATACAACATTTAGTAAGAGTGTTTGGCTTAGTAAAACATATAGAtagtaaaaaatatttaatccaGTTCATTAAATagatattttctttaaaaaaaaactaacttattattatagattaatTTTTAGCTCATTGAAGTAactaattttgttttaaaaaataataatccgtattattattaaataaatctaatttaattatcaactAAAAAGTTTAATCTTATTTAGCCATTTCATTAATTGTGGAACACGGTTTTAAACAAAAACGCCATATTGTTACAGCTGTTTGATCAAATTTACTACCTTTTAAGAGATAAGTACCAATATCTGTTTTAAAATACTTTGATAATAATTgataataacaaatattcaaacaaaaaTATCATTCAGTAAAAATATATTGACAGCAGGAAATTTCtgttattaaagataaaaagttaacacagacacacatatatatatacacatccaCAATTTCTTATTTCTTAAGCCTAAAACCCTACACAAATCCCCCTcaaaaatcctttttttttctccacaaattcagtaatatatatatatacacatatatgtaacAGAAAAAAGTCAAAGAAAACAAGATGGCAACTTTattcaagattcaaactttcttcatcttctttcttGCAACACTTTTTTCCATCATCCCATTTTctatctccgaccaccaccaccaccatcaccaccaccatcatatAACCACCACCCAACCACCGTCTCCagaggtggtggcggtggaaATCTCACCGTCACAACCACCCACATTCCCACCACAGAATAAGTCAACAAGATTGTATTTAGTCAACACCACTCCATCATCAAGAAACAACCACCACACTCCATTAGGCACATGGACACTATTACAAAAAAGTATAGGAATTTCGGCCATGCACATGCAACTTCTTCATAACAACAAAGTAGTCATATTCGATCGAACCGATTTCGGTCCGTCGAATTTATCCCTCCCGTTCGGTTCACCGTGTCGTCTTAACGACGAATACGTTCACCCCGATTGCACGTCTCATTCGGTCCTTTTCGACGTGGCGTCAAACACGTTTCGCCCACTTTACGTACAAACTGATGTATGGTGTTCTTCTGGTGCAGTTGACCCATCTGGGACATTAGTACAAACGGGTGGGTATCATGGTGGTGATCATAAGATCCGATTATTCGCTCCATGTAATGATCTTGACCCGTTTTGTGATTGGGTCGAATTGCAGAGGAATTTAAGTGTTCAAAGATGGTATTCTTCTAATCATATTTTACCTGATGgaaatgttataattgtggGTGGAAGAAGAGCTTATAACTACGAGTTTTATCCGAAAAACCCGGACGGAATGTCGAGTTTGTTAAGTCTGTTTAATTTCACTTTCTTGATTGAAACTACTGATTACCAAGAAGAAAACAATCTTTACccttttttacatttattaccCGACggtaatttgtttgttttcgCAAACCAACGTTCTGTTTTACTGGATTACGTGCATGGCCGCGTAATCCGAGAATTTCCCCCGATTCCGGGGGAAAAACGGTCCTACCCGTCAACCGGTTCATCCGTTTTGCTCCCGATTTCGCTTGGTGGGAGTCCAGAAGATGTGGAAGTTATGATATGTGGTGGGGCCCAAGGCGGGTCCTTTTCGATGGCGGAAAGGGGGATTTATATGGCGGCGGCTCGGAGTTGTGGGCGGATGAAGTTAACCGAGCCGAACCCGGTTTGGGTTATGGAGAAAATGCCGCTGCGGCGCGTGATGCCGGATATGATATTGTTACCGACTGGAGATGTTTTGATAATAAACGGGGCGGCTCGAGGAACCGCGGGTTGGGAAAATGCGATTGAACCGGTATTGAACCCGGTTTTGTATGAGGTAAAAAAGAGATTATTTACTGTGCTTAGTCCAACCAGAAGACCAAGAATGTATCATTCAGCAGCTACATTACTGCCAGATGGCAGGATCTTAGTGGGTGGAAGTAACCCACACGTGTCATACGTTTTTACTGGGGTAAATTACACAACAGATTTAACTTTGGAGTCTTTTTCACCACCTTATTTGGACGAGCGTTATGCGTATTTTAGACCGACGATCTTAACCGTTGATTATGGGCTTGATGAGACGATATCTTACGGTCAGGAGTTTTCGTTGACTTTGACTATGAGTTTGACTGGTTTGGATAAAAGACTTATGGTATCATTGGTTGCACCATCATTTACCACACACTCTTTTGCTATGAATCAAAGGGTGTTGTTTTTACACATTGCTGACGTGGCACAGTTATCAGTGTTTGGATATAGAGTTACTGTACGTGCACCCTCATCTCCTAATATTGCACCCCCAGGTTACTATATGTTGTTCGTTGTACATGATGGTATTCCTGGTCAATCTGTTTGGGTCAAGTTGCTTTGACTCTTTTGTTTTTACCTTTTTTGAATTCTTTGATTAAATGTGAAGTTGGTGAAAGATAATtgacttttttggtttttttcagGTTTTGAAAGTGTTAGTGAGAAAAATGATGTTACTTTTGTATAgaattatatatttcttttcatatgttgaaatgttgaatatatccatatctatatagagctattgtttttatatatgattcATGATCAATTTTATATCTATAGTTTAGgcctaaaagtctaaaactgcTGCAATAACATTCACTGATAAGGCATTTTAGTCCAGTCTTggataatttgtaaatatgtgtgAATTTTGTATGATCATTTGGCTTTCTTAGAAAATGCAAAATACATAATGACAAGGTAAGATTAGGAAGATAAGTAGCAGATTGAATTTATGAAACATGATTACATACACATATTACATATGGTCTGCTAGAAGTATTAAGAATATATGATCTTTAAATGTTTGCTGATATAGATTTATACTTGTAACGATTAGCCCAAAAGAGATAGTTAACGAAATTTAAGATGCTAAAAGCACATAGTAACCAGTAAAACCTATCAAGGTGATACTGATTCAAGGTTTTACCCGACAACCATGAATGGTGGTGTCTTCCTGACCCCGTGATTCTGTTAACGAGTGACACGATAATGCCACTAAGGTAATAGCCCATGGCCAAAGAAACCCAAGAAAACGAGGTCGCTAGAGATCTCATTCTAACGGGTGCTTCAGTGAATGCAAACTCCATTAATCCAGCCAAGACAAATAGATCAGCAGATCCCAGAAACAAGTACTGAAATGCTATCCACAAGAAGGAAATAGGCAATGATCCGTTACTAAGTCCATGGGTTTTAACAACTTTCTTGCGTTTGACCTCAACTAAGCCTGCGATAGCCATGGCTATAATGGAGAAAAATAGACCTATGCCTACTCTTTGCAGATGAGAAATACCTGTTTCGGATTTGGTCCACTTTCGAGAATATGGGATTATGATGTGATCATATAACGGGGCCATGATCATCATGAAGACTATGGGGAAAATGGGTAGTGATCCGGGTGGGACAGCGAATGATCCAAGATTCGTGTTCATTGTAGTGGCTTGTTGAATTGAAAATGTAGAAAGTTGGGCTAAACAACAGTTGAGTATAATGCTGCAGGCAAATATAGGAAGAAGTTGCAGCATGATTTTGACATCTTCTACTTCTTGAACTGAGCACTCGAGTGATTTGTAGGCTGGTTTGTTTTCAGCTGCACGGTTTAGACAATTGAGATTCTTTGATAGGGTTGATGTTTCAGGCCCATCAGTTTTCATTTCATGTTCTTCCACATATGCTGGTATAAGAGGATACGGGTTTTGAGTCAAGTTGGTCATGACACAGTTCTTCTGGGATTTGGTTGTTGAAACATTTAGAGCTGCTGCAAGTAGAACCTGTTAAAAAATGTTGCATAATCAGTAAAGGTAGTGATTTTTGTCCCGTTAACTAGAATGGTTTAATTTGGGTTAGACTTAACCAATGGGTGTAGAAATAATCAAGAATGTAAAGGTCATATGGGTCGAAACTCGCCCAAATCTGAAAtgtttataagttataaccttACCTTAAACATGTTGTATACACAAAAAAGTACAGATTTGTCTTACAATAACTTTAGGAATCATTTATCAGTAGAGCAatacctatttttttttatgatggtGGGTTAATCCATCTCATTTTGACACCTTAGACAATTAGCTTATAAAAATGTGGTGTTCTAACCTTAGCCATGGTTGTAAGAGGACTTCCTTTGGGTATCTTGCAGCGGTAGAACGATGAACCAGCAAGAAGTATTATAATCGACAACACAATTGATATGGTGGAAATTCCTAAACCCCACTGCCAACCTATATTGTCTTCGATCCATATGACAAATGTGACAGCAATTAGACCACCACACgacaaacaaaatacaaaatagtTAAAGAAGGTTGATCTTTCCTTTCTTCCTTTAGGGGTACTTTCATCAAACTGTTCAGCTCCTAATGCTGGTAGTGAGCCCTTTATAACTCCGACGCCAATAGCCACAAGGTAGAGACCTATGAACAACATGGCAGCTTTTCCACCATGAACTTCTTCACATTTAGCGGTCTTGGATATGTCACATGATGCAGGTTTTAGGTAAGGTGAACGGGCTTGGAATGTGAGCATGATCAAACCCTGTTGTCACAATATGCTTGTGAAGGAATGTAAtgaaaaatttgacttttgaagtcaaACACACTAATATTGACTTCAGAGGTTAAAAGTATACAGTACTATCTAAGACATaaggttttgtttttataagCCAAACAGACTCAAAATTAGCTATTTTCTACCTTTATGCAAAACCACAACCATACCACTATAGATGGCAAGATGGTCGTTgaggtgggttgggtaatggatcAAAACAACGGGTTGGGTTGAAACCCAAACCTATTTTTGTGCCGTTAAAAACTATTATCCCAttactgttttaataaatgTGATCATTTTGGAGGTTTACATGTTAACAACCCATTTgatccatttgacccgtttcctATTTagccaaaaaaatataaaattcattGACCCATTTTAGATAAAATACAACTTTAAATGACTCATTCATAGGTAAAATGATCAAGACTTCAATCAAACTTATGAAAATGATGATACAAGTTTGATTAAGAGATGATCAAATGCATACCAAGTGAGATACAAAGAACATTTACCAAAAACTCGATGCCTGCACTCATCACGTATATGTAGTAGCTCGTAAAGAAAGCATCTGACAAGAAGCCACCAACAAGTGCAAGAAGGAATGCAGTGCCCATAAAGTTTGTGACATCAATTGCTGATTTTGAAGGAGAAAGATTCATATGTTTAGAAAAATATAACACCAAATTACTTGCATTTGCTAAAAAGGCCAAGTTTTCAAGAACTTCCACAACTGCATGCATAAAAATGTCAACCTTAGTATATTGGTATCAAATTTGTTATAATATcagttttgaatttgaaaagtAATGGGCTCATACCCAAGACAAACAAAGCCGCACGCATGCCACCATGACGACCTCTAAACGCAGGCTTGTACCTGTAATCTACATACCCTTCCCACATGTTTAGCTCATGCTCGACTTCCTGTAACGAAATTCTACTGAATCAACTCAAAAAGGACTTTGAAATTCACTTAGAAAAATAAGGATAAACAGAACTTACCATTATATCCTACAAATGCCAAGTATACTATGCGAAAGTAATCTTAAATCAACATATAGAACTTTACAGGTTGAATTTTACTCTATTTAGTAACAATATTATATTGTCGTACTGATATATTTTTAGGACACGTcttttattatacatttatgTTGACAATGCATTTTAAatgtacatatatgatatatgcaTATTTATTGCCTTATTGGGACTTGGGAgtgataaaaataaacataatgtGCATGAGAGTAAGCAATgcaattcttttttctttcttttttgaacattttgcaatgcaatatatatagtaaagacTGAAGAGGTTGGAAGATGAACATTAAGATTCTAACATCAGCAAAGTAAATGAATAATCTGATCTCATTCATGATAGTTGACATAGGTAACAGCAAAACACAAACTTTATAAATCATATAgcttattttttgttaaattgcaTTTATAATGAAATCCAGATCATTTTGAAATCTTTTATGTCCAATCCTTATAAAtattaaaggaaaatgataaatcttcataactaaatagcctaataatccttctaaagcattaagaaggtgacatgtagtatccactaattctatttcttaattttgCCTCTTGATtcttccacatgtcatcatcttatggttagaaaaattattatgatatttgattaggaggattaatcatttcccaataCTAAATCATCTATTGATGGTTTAtgaatcatataaaatataacaataatatgaataaaataagGGAAAATGATCCATACTGCAGACTTTATCTAAGATTAGGTACTGTCACATTGAAAAAAGgtacatattaaacctttgaatttgataaacatacataacacCCCCCCTCAATTTTAAATAATCCCTTGTGCTGTCACCTAAGATGGGtattgcatgttttacctaacatttgcctataaaataaataacctaaacttctatactatataataaaaaaaattaattacttaaatgttATCTAACGTGTGCTCGATATTGTTGTTTTCATACCTTACATTTAGTTATTACGTGGATCATACACAACGTTGTCAAAATTCCACTCAGACCATACCTAGACCCAAACGCCATTAGCTGACCATCAAAACACACCCCCCACACAcgacttgcatgtgaggggtAACAATGTAATTTTAcgtttcttaattatttaaataacacATAACGTTTGCTCGATATTTttggtttcatacctaacgtctagtttttacttttttttttgaaaagtgaaaTTCGCTTAaagcttcgtgtcgcgattcgacatgGGGCGATCTAggatatgttgtcttaaccaaGTCCACGCTAGAGAGCTCCTTCAAAGTAGAAATGACTATTTCAAATAGGCATTTCTGCTTTGAAGGAACTGTCTAGCGCGTAACCgcttaagacaacgtatgctagacctcccgctgtcgaatcacgacaagaaacttcaagcgaaattcacctttcaaaaaaaaaagtaaaaactagataatgctggtttcatacctaacctttagttattaataaatacaaaattaggtatgaaaccagcattATCGATCAAACGTTAGCtaccatttatgtaattaataaatacaaaattacattttaactctcacgtgcaagtcacttGAGTATGATTCGCGTAATAACTAAAGGTTAGGTATGAAAACCAACAATATCGAGctaacgttaggtaccatttaagtaatctatatttatctatactattttataaaaagaatagtccatgttgaaagttacatagtaaaaaatgtctaaaataaccttaatagttatattacaCTATgagtcctttatcttttaaattatctccattaaccatttacatcaattacttttatatcaaatacctaCACCACTCAACGTCGCCTTTACCACCAAcaatccccccccccctccaCACACTGTTGCCGCCACGAACACCGCCGTATTGGGCGGGTACCGTGTTAGTTAACTCTAAAAAGAATagccccatgttgaaagttacatggatgaaaatgtataaataccattaatgattatattacactatcattcctttatctttttaaatatatatctcaATTAATCctctacatcaattacttttacatcaattatttacaccaatCAACACGACTTTACCACCAATAGTCATCTCCCATCACCATACAGTCGAGCCATGAATGCCGTCATATTATGCAGGTACCGTACTAGTTAAGTTTAACACGTATAGAACGATAATTTGAAGGCATTATTGTTCAATTGGATACGACAAGTTTTTAACACGTTCTTTTTAGACGTGTTATTTGTATACTAGTCATTATGTTAACGAAGCTTACCTGTACGGAAAAAATATGTTACTCATATTCTATCTCTCATCCAATTGTTTGTGTGAGAAAAGCACATACTGTATCAAAAAATATCCAAATCcaaaatagtgaaaataccaaTAAACATGGAGCAAAACTTGGAGTGTATTACTCCATGTTCATCTGCTCTCTCTTTACTCACTTAAGTATTGTTCTTTGCTTCAAAAACCCTTTTCCCTAGTTTCAAGATATTCCATCTTTTTCTGACTCAAAGTTAAAATCTCTAAAAATACcaactgtttgatgaaatgcctcaaagaAATTTTCTCTTATTACTTTGTTAGATGCACATAATTTGATGAATTCGTTGTTTAGTTTACTGGGTTAGAAGTATTTTTCAAGATTActctatattttatatatatatatagtgcgCTTTATTGTTTTGGGTTTTAGTTCGCACActaagtgtttgatgaaatgcctgaaCGATGGTTTCAGTTATTACGTTTACAAATGGGCATAGTTTGATTTGGCCTGTTGTTACTGTTACTCGGTTGGGTAGTCTTAAGGTCAGGGCACAAGCTGGTTTGTTAGTAGTAGTGAAAAAAGACAACTTTTCGGGGTTTaaagagttgaagaaaaagGAAAGGTTTTGGGTGAACAAAGATAGGTTTTTGTGTAAAGGGTCATTAGAAAGTGATGCAGAGTTGGGCTTGGAGCAAGAGATTTTGGAGTTTATGAAAATTTCGAAGAACCCGGATGATTTTCCGACCAAGAAAGAATTGTTGGAAGCTGGAAGAGTTGATTTAGTTAACGCTATTGCCAAGAAAGGCGGTTGGCTTTCATTTGGTTGGGATGATGATTCGGATTCTGGTGACGAGAGTGAATGTGGAAAGCAGGAATTTGATGACCTTAGAGATGTACATACAAGAAATGTAAGTAGTCAGCTGACTAATGAGCTTGCTTCATCCTCCGGGAGACCACTGTAAGTTTCTCTCGTTTTTTTGACAAATATTTTGTGAAACATGTACATTAGAGAAAAGTGATATATTGTTATATGGCTATTATTATCAGAGAAACGGTAGTTCAGGATGATGCCGGGATTGAAGGTATACTGCATAGATTAGAAAAGTACAGAAGTTTGTCTTTTGGCATTAGTGGCGAGGGAAATGAACGTGGTATCTATGGTTTGAACAAGGATAATGGTAGTCACAGAGATTTGTCTACTAATGTGGGTGAGTAACGGTTAAAACTTATATGGTGGTGATGCATCTAGATGCTAAATCgagtttcaacccatttactaaTGAATGGATTGATCCTGGTTATGTTTACATCTTTAACGGGTCAAACGGGTAAAATAAAGAACATGGTCTCAACTGTTGGAAGTTGCCCAATGTGTATTCTAATTGTATATACCCGATAAAACATTTGCTTTTTTTTGAtatactataaattaatatggTTTGGTAATCGTATTTCATGCACTATCtattaaacattaaaagttCTGGGTAAAAATATCAGGTTAACCCAACCAGATCAATACAAAATTATCTGTTTTGACTCGTTACAGAATCACCTGCCCCATTCATTTTGTGCTCACTGGGATAATTAAGTGTTGTAGCATTGTTGTATGTTGTCATTTAGCAGCTACCGATACCTATTCTGGCAAGAAGTCAGGTAGAGGAGATTACGAGGATTCGATAGATAAATTGATGACTACAAAAGATGGTGAACTTCATAAGAGACGTAATGAGATAGATTCAAATTACATAAAATCTCGACTTCAAAAAATGCAGTCTGAGCTTTCTTCAGCCATTTGCTTGTTTCGGTCCAAAAGTGAGACAAATAATCCAGATGTAATTCTATAAAATATGATATCTTTTACGTTTTATATCGCACaaaatatgataaaattttGATCATCTTATGATACCTTACCAGGGTCATAAA
The sequence above is drawn from the Erigeron canadensis isolate Cc75 chromosome 4, C_canadensis_v1, whole genome shotgun sequence genome and encodes:
- the LOC122594945 gene encoding aldehyde oxidase GLOX; translation: MATLFKIQTFFIFFLATLFSIIPFSISDHHHHHHHHHHITTTQPPSPEVVAVEISPSQPPTFPPQNKSTRLYLVNTTPSSRNNHHTPLGTWTLLQKSIGISAMHMQLLHNNKVVIFDRTDFGPSNLSLPFGSPCRLNDEYVHPDCTSHSVLFDVASNTFRPLYVQTDVWCSSGAVDPSGTLVQTGGYHGGDHKIRLFAPCNDLDPFCDWVELQRNLSVQRWYSSNHILPDGNVIIVGGRRAYNYEFYPKNPDGMSSLLSLFNFTFLIETTDYQEENNLYPFLHLLPDGNLFVFANQRSVLLDYVHGRVIREFPPIPGEKRSYPSTGSSVLLPISLGGSPEDVEVMICGGAQGGSFSMAERGIYMAAARSCGRMKLTEPNPVWVMEKMPLRRVMPDMILLPTGDVLIINGAARGTAGWENAIEPVLNPVLYEVKKRLFTVLSPTRRPRMYHSAATLLPDGRILVGGSNPHVSYVFTGVNYTTDLTLESFSPPYLDERYAYFRPTILTVDYGLDETISYGQEFSLTLTMSLTGLDKRLMVSLVAPSFTTHSFAMNQRVLFLHIADVAQLSVFGYRVTVRAPSSPNIAPPGYYMLFVVHDGIPGQSVWVKLL
- the LOC122598434 gene encoding protein NRT1/ PTR FAMILY 4.6-like yields the protein MWEGYVDYRYKPAFRGRHGGMRAALFVLVVEVLENLAFLANASNLVLYFSKHMNLSPSKSAIDVTNFMGTAFLLALVGGFLSDAFFTSYYIYVMSAGIEFLGLIMLTFQARSPYLKPASCDISKTAKCEEVHGGKAAMLFIGLYLVAIGVGVIKGSLPALGAEQFDESTPKGRKERSTFFNYFVFCLSCGGLIAVTFVIWIEDNIGWQWGLGISTISIVLSIIILLAGSSFYRCKIPKGSPLTTMAKVLLAAALNVSTTKSQKNCVMTNLTQNPYPLIPAYVEEHEMKTDGPETSTLSKNLNCLNRAAENKPAYKSLECSVQEVEDVKIMLQLLPIFACSIILNCCLAQLSTFSIQQATTMNTNLGSFAVPPGSLPIFPIVFMMIMAPLYDHIIIPYSRKWTKSETGISHLQRVGIGLFFSIIAMAIAGLVEVKRKKVVKTHGLSNGSLPISFLWIAFQYLFLGSADLFVLAGLMEFAFTEAPVRMRSLATSFSWVSLAMGYYLSGIIVSLVNRITGSGRHHHSWLSGKTLNQYHLDRFYWLLCAFSILNFVNYLFWANRYKYKSISANI
- the LOC122596063 gene encoding protein PTST homolog 2, chloroplastic isoform X1 codes for the protein MVSVITFTNGHSLIWPVVTVTRLGSLKVRAQAGLLVVVKKDNFSGFKELKKKERFWVNKDRFLCKGSLESDAELGLEQEILEFMKISKNPDDFPTKKELLEAGRVDLVNAIAKKGGWLSFGWDDDSDSGDESECGKQEFDDLRDVHTRNVSSQLTNELASSSGRPLETVVQDDAGIEGILHRLEKYRSLSFGISGEGNERGIYGLNKDNGSHRDLSTNVAATDTYSGKKSGRGDYEDSIDKLMTTKDGELHKRRNEIDSNYIKSRLQKMQSELSSAICLFRSKSETNNPDGHKYSSSELQHLSDTWEFQENEIMNAKDRLRSIRAELAVSEGKMALSIIEAHKLLEAKQKRIDSACRTLQILHTTCIIWPNSASEVLLAGSFDGWTTQRKMERSQTGIFSLSLKLYPGRYEIKFIVDGVWRVDPLRPIANNNGYENNVLIIHD
- the LOC122596063 gene encoding protein PTST homolog 2, chloroplastic isoform X2, translated to MVSVITFTNGHSLIWPVVTVTRLGSLKVRAQAGLLVVVKKDNFSGFKELKKKERFWVNKDRFLCKGSLESDAELGLEQEILEFMKISKNPDDFPTKKELLEAGRVDLVNAIAKKGGWLSFGWDDDSDSGDESECGKQEFDDLRDVHTRNVSSQLTNELASSSGRPLETVVQDDAGIEGILHRLEKYRSLSFGISGEGNERGIYGLNKDNGSHRDLSTNVATDTYSGKKSGRGDYEDSIDKLMTTKDGELHKRRNEIDSNYIKSRLQKMQSELSSAICLFRSKSETNNPDGHKYSSSELQHLSDTWEFQENEIMNAKDRLRSIRAELAVSEGKMALSIIEAHKLLEAKQKRIDSACRTLQILHTTCIIWPNSASEVLLAGSFDGWTTQRKMERSQTGIFSLSLKLYPGRYEIKFIVDGVWRVDPLRPIANNNGYENNVLIIHD